TGCCTTTGGTCGTATTGGATTGCCAGAAGACATAGGGAAAGTCATTGTCAATTTTTTATCCGATGATTTTGGATGGGTCACTGCCCAAGACATTGAAGTTTCGGGAGGACATTTGTTATAAAATTTAAAAAGAAATAGCCCTCTTTGAATAAGAGGGCATTTTGCAATTGTTAAATGCTCAAAGGTAACATACCAAATTCCAGATTGAACTCAGGAAAAACTTTGGTTTCTTTTTGTATGATTTCAAAGTTGATTTTACTGCTCCACACATAAGATAACGGATGGAGCATTACAACTTCCTAATGTTGAAGTAAAGACGGAAACGCTATTTGCGGCAACACCAGCATTGCCAGTTCCTGTGCCATCCGTCCAACGATTGCAATGGTTATTTGTCCGAGTTGTCCAACCACCTGTTGCAAGACCCGTTAATGTATTTGTGAGCACGTTTACATCCACATGTGCCAACTGTGAACTGAAAATTCCGACACTATCGGTAACCGTAAACTTTGTTGAATCTGCGGCTCTAAAATAGGATGTATTTGGCTTTAAAATCCAATCCACATGTTCGGAAATTCCACCGCTACAATTTGACGTCGTACAGGCAACTCGATTCACATCATCCACAAGGAATGCTTTGTAGACTGCTCTTCTTGGAAATGGTGGTTTTTTAGGATCACTCATACA
This genomic stretch from Leptospira meyeri harbors:
- a CDS encoding DUF1554 domain-containing protein; protein product: MEIQSGYNVWMRFGLLIVLVAFIHCTEPELNNPKDFESDSFRANEVLLCLTGQSSDCQTAIPVCTECRFYSTGNTYDGNRSGIAGADAICMSDPKKPPFPRRAVYKAFLVDDVNRVACTTSNCSGGISEHVDWILKPNTSYFRAADSTKFTVTDSVGIFSSQLAHVDVNVLTNTLTGLATGGWTTRTNNHCNRWTDGTGTGNAGVAANSVSVFTSTLGSCNAPSVILCVEQ